The Aedes aegypti strain LVP_AGWG chromosome 3, AaegL5.0 Primary Assembly, whole genome shotgun sequence genome contains a region encoding:
- the LOC5575386 gene encoding probable citrate synthase 2, mitochondrial, with translation MALSRIYSSKLASANKNLLPVITTYVRNASDSTDLKAVLSEKIPKEQERVKNFRKQFGATKVGEVTVDMMYGGMRGIKGLVCETSVLDPDEGIRFRGLSIPECQKVLPKAPGGAEPLPEGLFWLLITGDVPTKAQVDALSREWANRAALPSHVVTMLNNMPTTLHPMSQLSCAVTALNHESKYAKAYSEGVHKSKYWEYVYEDSMDLIAKLPVVAATIYRNTYRDGKGIGAIDPKKDWSANFTKMLGYEDEQFTELMRLYLTIHSDHEGGNVSAHTVHLVGSALSDPYLSFAAGMNGLAGPLHGLANQEVLVWLQKLRKELGDNASEDKVKDFIWKTLKSGQVVPGYGHAVLRKTDPRYTCQREFALKHLPNDPLFQLVSNIYKVVPPILTELGKVKNPWPNVDAHSGVLLQYYGLKEMNYYTVLFGVSRALGVLASLVWDRALGLPIERPKSMSTDGLMKAVGAAK, from the exons AACCTCCTGCCGGTGATCACCACCTACGTGCGAAATGCATCCGACAGCACCGACCTGAAGGCCGTACTCTCCGAAAAAATCCCCAAGGAGCAGGAACGCGTCAAAAACTTCCGCAAGCAGTTTGGTGCCACCAAAGTTGGCGAAGTCACCGTTGACATG ATGTACGGTGGTATGCGTGGCATCAAGGGTCTGGTGTGCGAAACCTCGGTGCTCGACCCCGATGAGGGCATCCGATTCCGTGGACTGTCCATTCCTGAGTGCCAGAAGGTGCTCCCAAAAGCCCCAG GTGGCGCTGAACCATTGCCCGAGGGTCTGTTCTGGTTGTTGATCACTGGTGATGTTCCGACCAAGGCTCAGGTCGATGCCCTGTCCCGCGAATGGGCCAACCGTGCTGCCCTGCCATCGCACGTCGTCACGATGCTGAACAACATGCCAACGACGTTGCACCCAATGTCGCAGCTGAGCTGCGCGGTCACTGCCCTGAACCACGAGAGCAAGTACGCCAAGGCTTACTCGGAGGGTGTGCACAAGAGCAAGTACTGGGAATACGTGTACGAGGACAGCATGGATCTGATTGCCAAACTGCCAGTCGTTGCTGCCACCATCTATCGCAACACGTACCGCGATGGCAAGGGAATCGGTGCCATCGATCCCAAGAAGGATTGGTCCGCCAACTTCACCAAGATGTTGGGCTACGAAGACGAACAGTTCACCGAGCTGATGCGTCTCTACCTGACCATTCACAGTGACCACGAAGGTGGCAACGTGTCCGCTCACACCGTACATCTGGTTGGCTCTGCTCTGAGCGACCCATACCTGTCGTTCGCTGCCGGTATGAACGGATTGGCTGGTCCACTCCACGGTCTCGCCAACCAGGAAGTATTAGTGTGGCTGCAGAAGCTGCGCAAGGAGCTCGGTGATAACGCCAGCGAAGATAAGGTCAAGGACTTTATCTGGAAGACACTCAAATCCGGACAG GTTGTTCCTGGCTACGGTCACGCCGTTCTGCGAAAGACCGATCCTCGTTACACTTGCCAGCGCGAGTTCGCCCTGAAGCATCTGCCAAACGATCCCCTGTTCCAGCTGGTGTCCAACATCTACAAAGTCGTGCCCCCAATCCTGACCGAACTCGGCAAGGTCAAGAACCCATGGCCAAATGTAGATGCCCACTCCGGTGTCCTGCTGCAGTACTACGGACTGAAGGAGATGAACTACTACACCGTGCTGTTCGGCGTGTCCCGTGCCCTTGGTGTGTTGGCTTCGCTCGTCTGGGATCGCGCCCTGGGACTGCCCATCGAACGCCCGAAATCCATGTCCACCGATGGACTGATGAAGGCCGTTGGCGCCGCCAAGTAA